From Juglans regia cultivar Chandler chromosome 6, Walnut 2.0, whole genome shotgun sequence, the proteins below share one genomic window:
- the LOC108981066 gene encoding chalcone synthase-like: MASVEKIREAQRAKGPATILAIGSANPPNCIYQSDYPNFYFGATNSDHMTELKHKFKRICEKSMIRKRFFHLTEEILKANPNIGNYKAPSLNLRQDVGVADVTKIGGEAALKAIKEWGQPISKITHLVFCTMTGFDMPGADFQLIKLLGLNPSVNRCMIYQQGCYAGGTALRLAKDLAENNASARVLVVCSENMTMSFHGPSESHLDILIGQAIFSDGAAAAIVGASPDTLTEHPLFELIWATQSIIPDTEDGVVGKLREMGMTYHLSTNLAEFIGNNIENCMIEAFSSIGISDWNSLFFIVHPGGPLILHKIQENLGLNEEKLKTSRHVLREYGNMASPCVLFILDKMREKSMEEGKATTGDGLEWGVLFGFGPGLTVEAIVLHSIPVKNINAC; the protein is encoded by the exons ATGGCTTCAGTAGAAAAAATCCGAGAGGCACAACGAGCAAAAGGTCCAGCCACTATATTGGCAATTGGCTCTGCGAATCCGCCAAACTGTATCTACCAAAGTGACTATCCAAACTTCTACTTCGGCGCCACCAACAGCGATCACATGACTGAATTAAAACACAAGTTTAAACGCATAT gTGAGAAATCAATGATAAGAAAACGTTTCTTCCACCTTACTGAGGAGATTCTAAAGGCAAACCCAAACATTGGCAACTATAAGGCACCATCTTTGAATTTACGTCAGGATGTGGGGGTTGCTGATGTAACCAAGATTGGTGGGGAGGCAGCTTTGAAGGCTATCAAAGAATGGGGCCAACCCATCTCCAAGATTACGCACCTTGTTTTCTGCACAATGACGGGTTTTGACATGCCAGGGGCGGACTTTCAACTCATCAAGCTCCTTGGCCTTAATCCATCGGTGAACAGATGCATGATCTATCAACAAGGCTGTTATGCCGGCGGGACTGCCCTTCGCCTCGCAAAGGATCTTGCGGAGAACAACGCATCTGCACGTGTACTTGTGGTGTGCTCGGAGAACATGACCATGTCTTTTCATGGACCATCCGAGTCCCACCTAGATATTTTGATAGGCCAAGCAATTTTCTCAGATGGTGCGGCGGCCGCCATCGTCGGCGCCAGCCCCGATACCTTGACTGAGCATCCATTGTTCGAATTGATATGGGCGACGCAGTCCATTATCCCTGATACAGAGGATGGAGTTGTGGGAAAACTACGCGAAATGGGCATGACATATCATTTATCGACGAATTTGGCCGAGTTTATAGGAAACAACATCGAGAATTGCATGATCGAAGCATTTAGCTCCATTGGTATTAGTGATTGGAACTCCTTGTTTTTCATAGTTCATCCAGGTGGCCCCTTGATTCTTCACAAAATCCAAGAAAACCTCGGTTTGAACGAGGAAAAACTCAAGACAAGCAGGCATGTGCTGAGGGAGTATGGGAACATGGCGAGCCCATGCGTGCTTTTCATCCTTGATAAGATGAGAGAGAAATCTATGGAGGAAGGAAAGGCCACGACGGGTGATGGGTTAGAGTGGGGAGTTCTCTTTGGATTTGGGCCAGGTCTCACTGTGGAGGCTATTGTGTTGCATAGTATCCCTGTGAAGAATATCAATGCTTGTTAA
- the LOC118348577 gene encoding wall-associated receptor kinase 3-like — protein sequence MCKDAQKMTSYLCNATYSNCFDSGNRLGYLCRCSPGYKGNPYLPDGQDDSCQDIDECKDRSNHCSDTAKCTNTNGSYTCACPKGYEGDGRKPPGRGCSRKPGQFKIIIIALGVCLISLLILVVGSLRVYSVTQKRKLIELKQKFFQQNGGLILRQQLLSHKESVEPTKIFSAEELEKATNNYDKSRVLGHGGFGTVYKGVLSDDRVVAIKKSNVVDESQIEQFINEVLVLTKTNHENVVKLIGCCLETEVPLLVYEFITNGTLFDHIHDKNLSSLLSWEKRLRIASEIAGALAYIHFETSMSIIHRDVKTTNILLDDKHTAKVADFGASRLVPLDHTQLSTVVLGTLGYLDPEYFHTSQLTEKSDVYSFGVVIAELLTGEKAVSMFRPESERNLAIYFEIAVKEDRLLQIIDDRILKEGNIEEITEVANIAKNCLKVRGEDRPSMKQITKELEGLRLSEKHSLKRVDSNTQQTKHLPIAPTESLGIDFDIGSSSMSTIVGDDSMKNQVLKPTDNDGR from the exons ATGTGCAAAGATGCTCAGAAAATGACAAGCTATTTATGCAACGCAACGTATAGTAATTGTTTCGACTCCGGCAACCGTCTTGGGTATCTTTGCAGGTGCTCCCCAGGTTATAAAGGGAACCCATACCTTCCTGATGGACAAGATGATAGTTGCCAAG ATATTGATGAGTGCAAAGATCGTTCGAATCATTGCAGTGATACTGCAAAATGTACCAACACTAACGGGAGCTACACATGTGCTTGTCCCAAGGGATATGAAGGCGATGGGAGGAAGCCGCCTGGAAGAGGTTGTAGTCGAAAACCCGGTCAATTCAAGATCATCATTATTGCCCTGG GTGTCTGCTTGATAAGCCTCTTGATCTTGGTTGTGGGAAGTTTACGGGTATATTCGGTAACGCAAAAAAGAAAGCTCATAGAACTGAAACAGAAGTTCTTCCAACAAAATGGTGGCCTAATCTTACGACAACAACTCTTGAGTCACAAAGAATCTGTTGAGCCAACCAAAATCTTTAGTGCAGAAGAGCTTGAAAAGGCCACTAACAACTATGATAAAAGTAGAGTCCTTGGTCATGGAGGCTTTGGAACTGTTTACAAAGGAGTTTTATCAGATGACAGAGTGGTTGCCATTAAGAAGTCCAATGTTGTTGATGAGAGCCAGATTGAGCAATTTATAAATGAAGTGCTTGTGCTTACTAAAACTAACCATGAGAATGTGGTTAAGTTAATAGGTTGTTGCCTTGAGACCGAAGTACCCTTACTAGTATATGAATTCATCACAAACGGGACACTTTTTGAccatattcatgataaaaaccTTTCATCCTTGCTCTCATGGGAAAAACGTTTGAGGATAGCATCAGAAATTGCAGGAGCCCTAGCATACATACATTTTGAGACTTCTATGTCAATTATACATAGAGATGTGAAAACTACAAATATACTTCTGGATGATAAACACACAGCAAAAGTGGCTGACTTTGGAGCTTCAAGACTGGTTCCTCTTGACCACACACAATTATCAACCGTGGTGTTGGGAACATTGGGATACTTGGACCCAGAATACTTTCATACTAGCCAATTAACTGAAAAAAGTGATGTTTATAGCTTTGGTGTTGTCATTGCAGAGCTACTAACAGGTGAGAAGGCAGTTTCCATGTTTAGGCCTGAAAGTGAAAGAAATTTGgcaatatattttgaaattgcaGTGAAAGAGGATCGCCTACTTCAAATTATTGATGATCGCATTCTCAAAGAAGGTAATATTGAGGAAATAACGGAAGTTGCTAATATagcaaaaaattgtttaaagGTAAGAGGGGAGGATAGACCTAGTATGAAGCAAATAACAAAAGAGTTGGAGGGATTGAGACTTTCAGAAAAACACTCGTTGAAAAGGGTTGATTCCAACACACAACAGACTAAGCACTTGCCCATTGCACCTACAGAGTCTTTGGGAATTGATTTTGACATCGGCAGCTCTTCTATGAGTACTATTGTTGGGGATGACAGCATGAAAAATCAAGTACTGAAACCAACAGATAATGATGGTAGATAA